TGTCAAAGATACTTGACACATCTTTCATTTGATAAACATGATTTACCCAAGTCCCCTTGTCTAATCAAAAGGTTAGAACTGTAGAAGTTGGTGCATTATCAAACAAATTTTGGTTCTTTTTTGTCAACATTataaatatctattattttaatttataccTGAATTCTTTCTAATCTAATTACCAACTATCCTTAGAAAATCTCAAGAAAGACTAAAGGAATTGCATGTCAACTCTTTTTTACTACTCAAGATCGACATAATATCAAAACGGCTGCATGCACtccgtttttttaaaaaatgatttaattttaCATGTAGttcataattaaaattgttGATGTCTATCCTTTAGGATGGTCCAATGATTGAGGCTTTAGACTTTTATGTTGGAAATCTCAAGTTTCAAAACCTCTTACcaacaaaagaaagagtttgCCTTCTGGATTGAACTCCCaatgcgggttacctctcctgagaagtagtaatagtagtagtaTTGCTATTTACTAGAAGCTAATTAGAACTTAGAACTATTGAATTCTTATGCATGGGTTTCCAGATCATGGGCCTGTTGACAAGTCCAAATTCATTCCAGGGCTTGAGTTTACACCTCATATTTTTTCCAAGCccaatttgacaaaaaaaaataatttacgaTACTTGATCAAATTGTGCATCTCAAATATTGTTTTAGTCGCTGGACTGCCactagagctgtcaaaatgggtTTGGCCCATTAGACCAGTCCAACTCAATCCTTGAATTAAATGGGGTTGGACTCAATTTTTTCAGCCCATTTAGGAACGAGGTTTTTTAGCCCAGACTCATTTGGTCCGCTAGCCTCGTAGGGCCAACCCGCGGGatgtgaattttaaaaatatttattatatatattttaagtagtgTTTTACTTGTTAAGATTttgtcaataaatatttttaaagtatcaatataaaatcaagactatattttttacatatcatTTACACTTTAGGGTCATTAGCCCACTGAATTTTCTTATTAGCCCAAGTCCATTACTCCATTATAACTATGAATCTTTGGCCTCTTTCACTTTTGTTTTTATGCCTAATTTTCCACTTCTCCTTTATTGTCTTGTTTATGAAAATAGTGATCATGTAATGTTTTTTTGCTTGGATGAATCTTATGAATGTTGTATCTTGGCTATTATGTATTTGTTTTGTAAATATTCACTGAagtatgtgtaattcatgaatgaatttatgtatgtattgaGGTCGTGTTCAACATACATCAATGTTCGTATCCTTTCTAAGAGGAAAATGTTGTCCGTTTTTTGGTTGAAGGGCCAACCTGTCTCAACCCGTGGCCCGCTTAGGGCTGGGTTGGGCTGCTATTTTATAGGCCATTTAATTAAAAGGGTCAGCCCGTCCTAACCCATTTAACTCTCTAGCCCGTTAGGGTTGGATTGGGCaagcccattttgacagctctaacTGCCACCTAGGAAAATTCGTTGGATCTGAATTCGTAGCCATAGACAAActtgtttttagttttatgcCTATTTTAGAAAAGATGTTCATCTTTACtcgtaaaaaaaattatagatcattttcttctattcattTTGTAAGTGGCGATAAAAGATCATTTCCTCAAATAATTCGAACTGATTACCTTATTAACATGAAGAGGCAAAGCCTTATAGGACCACatagaaaagaaatattaaactcactcctctttatttttcaggaagataaatgaaatgaaaaggTGAGTGAGTTTGACTTGATAAATTGATGGATTTCCATATTCATTTTTTGGGTCTAAACTCTAATATGCCAAATAAAGGCCCAAAATGAAGTACGTACAGCATGGACCGTGATATTATCTCCAGGTTTGGATTGAACTTATCTGCTGTCCAtacatatatatgaataattttaGATAATTCCTTCATACCGAGCACATCCTATCGAAAATTTTGATTCCCCATCtgaaacaataacaataacatatatagTGAAATCCCACTCAATAGGATCTGGGGATGATAGATTATAtacacagaccttaccactacggcactacctcgtggaggtaaaTATATTGTTTCCAAAAGAACATCGGCTCTCGATTTGTATTTTTGATCAGGATTCCACAATAATGCACTGCACACCCATATACTacacttctttcttcttcttctttttttcaagagctattctttttatagtatatttttttcaacaactaTTCTCATCTGTCTGTttctacttttttgtttttttttttttctgacaACTATTTGCATCTAGTGCAATCTAAGTTGACTCTCCAGAAGTGTGATTGTCACTTGTTAATGTCCACTAGATTCATGGGATTCACGGTACAGGTTACATAAATTGACTTATTTACAAACGTAAATTTggtaacaaataattttattttaatatcgACTCTATATTGTCTACAACCTTCTCTCAGCTCTCACTATGAGTTTCATTCTTTGTCTAAATTTATGTACATTAAAGTATTTAGTTAAAAGCTCGATTTAATACTACCTCCGGTCCATATTATATGatgtttttaacttttatatttagcccaaaataagtatattttacataattaaaGAAGGTaggaatttatttatttttcaaatttgatctTAGCTTGACAAGTGAGTTTCTacctaacaaaaaaaatcatattaaataaGTTCTAAGGTAATTTAGTGTGAGAAAAACATTGATGCATTAAATCATGGAATTAGTCACagatattttgattgattttaaattcgataaataattttttttccattaattcaataaaaattatttatcgaatttaaaatcaatcaaaatctGTTGAATTAGTTACTGATCATTATTTTTGAGTGGAAACTTTCAATAGGGAAATAATGTTCTTTCTAATAGTAGGAAGTACGTGCACAACAGCTTTGAATatttgtgttttaaaattttggtcTTGTCGACTTTTtagttcataataaaaaatcacTTCAAATGCTGCACGGCTTTGAATTCAGAATTCAGACTGAAGTTGTCaaattttggataatttttaaaCGAAAAAAATATCTCTACCACTTTCTAAAGGGAAAAATAATATCCTGTAGGGGGTGGGGGTCCACAAGCTGCCTTATGACTCATCATACAGgcaaattgaattaattaattagcttaTTATCTTTGAATTAACTTAGAgctaataataattaattattgcaACTTGCAAACAAACAATTCCCACATTTTTCTCCAAACGTTGAAAATAACAGAACTAACTAATCTGTTTGACGTATCAATCAGATGaagaaaaagggaaacaaaaagGTTGCAACTATATACTGATACGTATATGAATAACCAAAAGCGGGTTTAGGATATACGTGCACCCATTAACTTtggaaaaaatcatatatatataactaataaagCCCCATGAAAAGCATTGAAGGAGACTTGGTACTGCTCAAAGCAACCTTCCACGCGAAGTTCAAACTTTCTTGACCATATATGTTACTATTACTAATTAAAAGGTAATAAGAGAAAAGGATAACAAGTAATCGTATCTATAATGGAAGTAAGGGGTatgaacaatatatatatatatggggtgaaaaaataataatatataaccTTCTTATTATCTTGAAGAAAGTAGAAAAAAGTATTtgcttttttaatttcttcatttgaCAATATCAACAAACAAATAATTAGCTAACTTTGAATAAGTTTCTCATTTGGTGTATTTCTTTTCTGAAGTATCACGcaacaaacaaataattaaaggaTAAAAGAGTGACATTCTTTTTGCACTTTTTGAAAGTATTTGCATTGCTCCTACGAAAATTGTAAAATTTGGAGTAGATAATTATTGGACCAACGACAATATGTATGGCTGGAATAATGTCCCTTTGTTCGAAAGcaaatattaatgaaaatatcTTTCGATTTTAAAACTACGTTTTTTGTTATATGATTTGAGAAATTTTATAACAatcatattttacccatatatacattaaatataaaagttggggaaaactttttcatatttgagatTTTGTAAATTAACTTATACATGAGCATATTGACACTTGGATATTATTATCAGCACCATAAGTTGTTTAACTTTGTGCTGCTAATCTCTACCGTCACTTTCCATACCacactttataaaaaaaaaaaattctatcatACCGAAAGATAAGACAAcacactagtgaaatcccacaacaACATACTGgaagataaaaggaaaatataaattgaacagacacttattttatgaaaagaaaaataattttaccaaTATCACTCGACAATAAGTTTAAGTGTTCATAAAGGacatttacttattttctttgatttcgTAAAGGCTAGGTGGAAAGCAATTATCCTAGATAGTATGTCCGAATGTGGATTTAAAATCATGACTTCATTTCATGTGTTCAAACGCAAGCTTTAGtgactaaaaaatattttttaataagagAGAGTTGCTCAAGTGATACTATTGTATGCAACATATTTCTACATTTCTACAACGACTTCACTCATTACGTCAAAGCTTCCCGAAAATAGTAAAGCTCGGCAACAAATAACAAGGTTTGCAAAATAATCCAACACTTACATTAAGTCACTATCTAACCAAGCTTACAAATACCTCGACTAATTCATCGAGTACTCGTTACTTCAACTACTAGGAATCAAGTAATTTTGTCAGAgacaaataaaaagaatcaCCGCGTTATCTTTTCTTCCTTACCCAATTCGAAGTGTACATCTTAACCTAAGGTAAAAAGTCATCACATAGAGCACACAATTTCAAAGTTGATCAGAACACAAGAAAGtagaaatagtaaaatttcAACGCCGTACTAAAGATTGAGCCGAACTTAATGTAAGGTTCAAAAACGTGAAGATGAATTGCGTCAACACAACTGAATATAGCGACAATTGACAGGGACTCTACCATCACCATGTCCTACTAAGTCAAAAATGTCATGCTacaatatacattttttttttttctattttccaaaacaagctatcatttttataaaaacttaaGACTAAAGAATTAAACtaatataagatgaaaaataGTCAACAATGACGGATTAAAATGTAATCAATCATTTTAGCAACAAAACAAACTAATGAGAAATGATTGGCAAAACCAAAGGGTGACAAAAACAGTTCTCTCAAATTTTGTATTCAATGACTCACCAACTTAGGATACTAAATCATAATTACCCACATAGACCAAGAAACAagcaaacaaaagaaaaaacaaccCCTTCCCCAcctcaaagaaaaaaaaacaccatGGTTTCTAGATTTGCTTTCTCCCTAACTTTCAGCTCACTTTCCCCCTATTTCCTCTCATGATGACAAGTCCCACTCCCACTTTCTCATGTCTCTATTCATTGAGTAACCTACCCTTTTTTGACCACCAAAAAAGGAGACTCAAGGATAAACAAGAGAGCAATTCAAAGTAAGCATTAAAAGTGGTTCTTGACTTAGGATACTCAGctgaataattatttatacacTTTCTTTATGGTTTTAGACTTCATTTTGGTGGAccctatttccttttttttccttggAACACtacttttgttgaaaaaatcatgTGGTTGATACTGTTTGCCCTTTATCAATACCTGTAATCTATAACTACATATTTGACTATATTTATTGCAATTCATTCTCAGAATTCAATATCTAACTTCTTCATACCAGCAAATTGTAATTATTGTCCAAGACTTGTCTTCACTAAAAACAATTTAGAAATTAATACTAACATCTTTCTCAATCAAATTAGTGGTGACTGGTTGACCTTCAAGAAATATACAGGGGAACAATGGAGAAACAAGCACTAATCTTCAATCACTCCGTATCAAATTATCTGTCATGATTCTCTTTTAATTAGGAGGGACTTGTAATTATTTTACCCTCATTGGTATTTGAACAATTCTAAGTTTGTAGTCTTCAAAAACAATAAACTACCAAGtgtaaaatgagaaaataatatttttgtgttgaACTTCTAAAACGACAAATAATTTGACACAATTATGGATCACGACAACTAATTTGTGATAGAAGGAGTACTATTTAGCAAATATGGATCATGTAGGAAACAGTACTAAAATGACAGACAGAACCACTTCTGAATCAAGCAGTTGAAGTGAAGATTTTTTAAGTTATTGGTGAGCTGCAAATAGTTCACAGTATTATTGCCTTTAGCATTACTTTACCCTTAAAATACATCAGTGAAATCTTTTTAGGTAAAACAGTACAATCAAGACTTTCTACAAATTTTCTACTCCTATGATTTACTTGTTTAAGCttttttttggttcttttttACCACTAGAAACAGCTCCAAAGGCTGGAAAGGCTTGATGGATAATTTTTACTCTTGAACATCTCAAAGTAAATAACTTGATCCAAAGAgactaaagtttgaatttttttacacCCTACTTTAGTTAAGAGCAAAAGTTCATaccttttaaattttctttttttttttcaacataaAAGATGTCAATGCACTACcttgttttgaaagaaaagctcttttcttttcactttagaTATCCAATCTCTGAAATATTATGGTCCGACTAATTTAAGTTCGTGCTAgataaattcatcttttttatgacaagggaaacctgCTTGGGTGCGCATAGGGTAGAACCCCACTCCTATACAATAGCTTGCAAACCACATaagagaggtaacccgcactagacAAGCCTGATGTGACGAGCTCGACCAAGAATGCAAACCAGAATGGAGGTAAAAAGGTGATCAAATAACCAAATGCTTACAAAAGAAGCATGTACACTAACATATGCccttatatttgtcattttaagACTATTGTTATCATGGAGAACGAAAGAGTGAAGATTCCTTGCCCATTCCTCTACTCTTCCCCTCGACAGCTAGGCCCCTTTGTTAATCCTCAGTATCCCCATTGATAGCACCTTCTCTCCTTACTGTTCACTCATGTGAACTcccaaagaagaaaattttagTAATTAATGGCTAAAAGTTGCACTTGAAGTATACTAATTTAATAGGTCTTCCACCAAAAGAATTATGATGGCCTCCTGATTATACAGAATACAGAACAGAGATACCTTGAATACAGAGGATTATACTATAGTATTAcaaaaaaagaagggaagatgaaaaaaatttacAGTGTAAGAAGCAAATCTTGCTGccatttcatgtttttttttggcTCATTTTCGTCAATTGTCCaatacaaatatcaaatatGTAGTAGTAATATAACATCTGGCTTCCACCTTGATTCCAGATCATATTCTATGTGGGTTATATATGAAAATCATACATGAGATGAAGctcaaaaagggaaaaaaaggaccaaaaatgaaaaaagaaaagcacATTTAAGAATCAGAAGAACCTGAAACTCTAGGGGAAGTCACCGGAAACAAGGGTAAAAGGCGGGGCTCCGATTCCCTCGGAGTACTCGCCGGTGATGGATGCAAAAAGAATCCTTTTGTGGCGATTGCTTTCTCTTCTGCCTCCAAATCCAAATTCTCGGTACTTGCAGCACTGTGAGGCGACCGGTTAAACGGGTCGGGTATGAGAGGGGTTACCGGGCTAAGCGCCAGCGCCGGAAAATCGAGAATGCTCGGGGACAAAATCTCTGGCGTCGCAGTTCTCGGAGAACCCAAAAACCCAGCAGAGAAAAGGGATTTATTCACAACCCCAGGACCCAATGGgctaattttgaaattcttcaTGCTGTTCCTTCTCTCATACAGCTTTGAACTTGATTTCTCCTTCTTAGTTCCAGTTTTAATTGGAGGGATCGGATTCCTAACGGGCTCAGTACGGCCCGAATTAGCACCAACCTTGGCGGTTTCAGAGGACCCAGTAAGCATTTGAACTACCTGTTTGAAAGAGGAAGCGTCAGCTTGAACGAAGGTAGTGGGGTACGGGTTGTTCGGTTCGGATCTGGTGATGGGTAGTTGTGGAGGTAGTGGTGGTGGTGTAGTAGGTGTTGGGGTAGTGGGTGGTGTTGGGTGGCAGCGGTGGTGGTGATGAAGACCATTgttgtggtggtggtggttAGAATTGCTGCTATTGCTACAGCTTGAACTGTTGGAGCTATGGCTATCTGGTGATGAAATAAGACATGGGCTGTGAAATTCTTGAGGTTTTGGTAAGGTTTCCATTGATGGGTctgtttctagagagagaataaaTCTAGCTCAAATAAGGTGAACTTAATATAAGAGAAACTTGACATCAGGGGCATTAGGAGTAGGGGGTATGAGGGGGGTGGGGTAGGAAAGAGTTGAAAAAATAAGAGAGAACAGAGCAGATGTAAGTTTGGCATTTTTGCATCACTTTGTTACTTTCTTTAGTTTGGTAAGAAATGTTTTATACCGAAAAAGGAGACTCTTTACAATACGGAGGAGTAAATTAATTGATgattcaatatttaatatatatacataaaataatttttatttaaattacataCATGCGAATAATAAACCGACGTGGATGCCGGCGACTTCTTTAGTGGGGTGGCACCGGCCGTTTTGAGTAGTGGTACACGGCGGTGGTGGTGAAAGTCCAACTATTGGTGATTATTGGAAGCTAGAACAAAggagagaaataaaaaattgtaagtatgaattaaagtttcaatgtttGCCATTGACTTAAAAGGGACCTACTTGAAATTGAAAGCTGACTATAGTCATAAAAATTTGTGAGGTGGGTCCCTAttgtttgttttattaataatttttttgtttttatatggTCTTTGGCATTGGGGGAAGTGGTGCACTAATCAAGGTTAGAATCAAGGCttgataataattttaatattaactGTTGATTCTTTCTTTGATTGATCCAAGTTATATGTAAACTAATCCAAATTAGCCTTGTGTTTGGAGTTCTTAATACCAAATCCCAACTCACAAGCATGAGCTAGGCTTATTGAGTTTTCTAATGGCATTTCCacaaaatttgacaaataataTCTTGAAACAATTGCTCTCTTGTCTATCCTAGAATctacttttaaatatatatatattttttaaaaaaagcagtTGCCCTGTCCACTTTTGCttatttaagttaaaataaacatttatcatttaatttttagtttattcatattattaattataactatttctcaaaataaaaaattattacaccCAAATAATGCTATAATAaagtatcattttatttattgctCCTTAAAATATGTGTTAAATTAATCGTGGACAATAAAAACGCATAAAGGGAGTATTGCATAATatcaatttttgtttaatttatttattgctgttctgatctttttttttaagtgaCTTTCTAGTTTtttaaataaatctaaaataaaaggttttttctttaaaatcaagAAGGTGCTTGTGGaatctttttctaaaattatctACTCTGATAAATGATTTaacaaatttctaaaaaaaaggtCTTTGAGGAGAGATACATGGTCTTTATGTAAAatactttttataattatatcatCAATTAACTTTCTTAATAAGCATGTTAAACctttgaaaatcatttttaataggACCGGAGGAAGTAACGTTctattaattgaaaaaaatggtatatttagaaaatgaacaattaatcttttttgttattctaaaagatcaaatattttgaaataattcaCTCtagtaaatttataatatttaaaaaggaGGTggtatttttcaatttcaactaaATGCTATCCAAATGTCTATATTTCCTTCTCATTAATGACTAGGGATTGAAGACGAAGATGGGGTAACTTGCTTTTTGTTTTCATCGATAATTCTTCATTTgagtaaaaactaaaaataccaATTGTTTTGTGGAATAAGTCTTAATAATAGAGTAGTAAACATATACGTCTTGTCATCACGTATAGAAGGTATTTAGATTGATTTAAAAGTTAgtcaaacatatttttaatttagttttttatttttaaaagtattggcaaaaataaaaataacttaaaataagttagaaagtgTTTGGACAACCAAAAGTAAGTCTCctctcctttttattttttgacttaaaagttattttagtttgacttttaattattgacataaaagctatttttttaagtcaattcaaaaggttttcacttttcaaatgatataaaaaaaaaaatagaatgttATGTAACTTCCCTTTTTTCGTCCTTTCACAAGactttaattaaaaagaaagaaacaaacaaTATTTAACTAGTATTGTTTCGATTATATATCATGAGGTTCATATGAACAA
The Solanum stenotomum isolate F172 chromosome 12, ASM1918654v1, whole genome shotgun sequence DNA segment above includes these coding regions:
- the LOC125846637 gene encoding VQ motif-containing protein 4-like, whose protein sequence is METLPKPQEFHSPCLISSPDSHSSNSSSCSNSSNSNHHHHNNGLHHHHRCHPTPPTTPTPTTPPPLPPQLPITRSEPNNPYPTTFVQADASSFKQVVQMLTGSSETAKVGANSGRTEPVRNPIPPIKTGTKKEKSSSKLYERRNSMKNFKISPLGPGVVNKSLFSAGFLGSPRTATPEILSPSILDFPALALSPVTPLIPDPFNRSPHSAASTENLDLEAEEKAIATKGFFLHPSPASTPRESEPRLLPLFPVTSPRVSGSSDS